The proteins below are encoded in one region of Clostridium fermenticellae:
- a CDS encoding metal-sensing transcriptional repressor, translated as MNEEKKKAIQALRTSKGQIEGIIKMLEDGRYCIDVSNQIYAAQSLLKKANLLILRQHLNHCVKQAFLHDSGDEKVDEIINLLSKLLKD; from the coding sequence ATGAATGAAGAAAAGAAAAAAGCTATTCAAGCATTAAGAACCTCTAAAGGTCAAATAGAAGGAATAATTAAAATGCTTGAAGATGGGAGATATTGTATAGATGTATCAAATCAAATATATGCAGCTCAATCCCTTCTTAAAAAAGCAAATTTATTAATACTTAGGCAGCATTTAAATCATTGTGTTAAACAGGCTTTCTTACATGATAGTGGAGATGAAAAAGTGGATGAGATAATAAATTTATTGTCTAAACTGCTTAAAGATTAA
- a CDS encoding ABC transporter permease: MKCNNYGKSIYRISAIVFQVMLIFLWQILVDKGGIPKYILPSPKDVAITLFEIFPILIPHIYVTLEEAIIGFLISIVFSVIIALLMDNIKIVKACIYPILVISQTIPTIALAPIFIIWFGFGILPKVIVVVLVCFFPIVISLVDGLESADVDMLNLMDTMNASKFQKFRYVKFPGCLGSFFSGLRIAATYSIMGAIVGEWLGGEKGLGIFMVRAKNAYALDQIFSAILVVVILSMLLFLFMYVLQYIFMPWQRKDRENINK, from the coding sequence ATGAAATGTAATAATTATGGTAAATCGATTTACAGGATTTCAGCTATTGTTTTTCAGGTTATGCTTATATTCTTATGGCAAATACTTGTAGATAAAGGAGGAATACCTAAATATATTCTTCCATCGCCTAAGGATGTGGCAATAACTTTATTTGAAATCTTTCCTATACTTATTCCTCATATTTATGTTACCCTGGAAGAAGCAATTATTGGTTTTTTAATTTCTATAGTATTTTCAGTAATAATTGCACTGCTTATGGATAATATAAAAATTGTAAAGGCCTGTATTTATCCAATACTTGTTATATCGCAAACAATACCTACTATAGCACTTGCCCCGATATTTATAATATGGTTTGGGTTTGGCATACTCCCTAAAGTCATTGTAGTTGTTTTAGTATGTTTTTTCCCAATTGTGATAAGTCTTGTAGATGGACTTGAAAGTGCTGATGTAGATATGCTGAATCTTATGGACACGATGAATGCATCTAAATTTCAGAAATTTAGGTATGTAAAATTTCCTGGGTGCCTGGGTTCATTTTTTTCAGGACTTAGAATAGCAGCAACATACAGCATAATGGGAGCTATAGTTGGAGAATGGCTTGGAGGAGAGAAAGGTCTTGGAATATTTATGGTAAGAGCAAAAAATGCATATGCACTTGATCAAATATTTTCAGCTATATTAGTTGTAGTGATTTTAAGTATGCTATTGTTCTTATTTATGTATGTACTTCAATACATATTTATGCCGTGGCAAAGGAAAGACAGAGAGAATATTAACAAATAG
- the carB gene encoding carbamoyl-phosphate synthase large subunit, which yields MPLNKDIKKVLVIGSGPIVIGQAAEFDYSGTQACESLRKEGVEVILVNSNPATIMTDKEVADKIYLEPLTGEFLEKVIEKERPDSLLAGMGGQTGLNLAVELYDSGILNRYNVQVIGTSIESIKKGEDRELFRNMMNEIKQPVIQSEIIKDIDSGKKFAKKIGYPVIVRPAYTLGGTGGGIAETEEELEEILALGIKLSTIGQVLVERSVKGWKEIEYEVMRDKYGNCISVCNMENIDPVGIHTGDSIVVAPSQTLSDKEYQMLRSASIDIINAVGIEGGCNVQFALNPDSFEYAVIEINPRVSRSSALASKATGYPIARVAAKIALGYGLHEIKNAVTQKTYACFEPSLDYVVVKIPKWPFDKFQGADRSLGTKMMATGEIMSIGSNFEEAFLKGIRSLEIGKYSLQDSKFRELSTANLKEIVMSPDDERMFALAEILRRDYLVDKISEITGIDKFFVEKFKWIVEEEEKLKLSKIDKLDKDWLYRLKKKGFSDKGIADILKVSPDDIYRLRNIWNIQPVYKMVDTCGGEFEALTPYYYSTYDDYDEVKVSDKKKIVVIGSGPIRIGQGVEFDYASVHCIKALRKLGIETIIINNNPETVSTDFDISDKLYFEPLTEEEVLNVINKEKPYGVILEFGGQTAIKLAKFLKEKNIAILGTTADQIDMAENREKFDELLEKLHISRPKGHGVWSLEEGLSEAQKLGFPVLVRPSYVLGGRGMEITYNEEELMYYLKNAFKNDKKNPILIDKYLMGREIEVDAISDGEDVLVPGIMEHLERAGVHSGDSITMYPSQNISPNIKEKVFEYTKRLALAIGIHGMINIQFIEFKGKLYVIEVNPRASRTVPYISKVSKVPIVDIATKVMLGEKLKNLKYGLGVYKTPDLVSVKVPVFSTQKLPKVEISLGPEMKSTGEVLGVGKNIYEALYKGFISANMFIKKKNSTVLATINDHDKEEFLSIAKRLNTIGFNFMATSKTAELLRRNGIEVKEVRKLKESHPNILDVIRSGKVDLVVNTPTKGNDSKRDGFIIRRAAIERNIGVITALDTFSAMVNVRIKNIDEKRLEIFNLAN from the coding sequence ATGCCATTAAATAAAGATATTAAAAAAGTTTTAGTAATAGGTTCGGGACCAATAGTAATAGGACAGGCTGCAGAGTTTGATTATTCTGGAACTCAGGCTTGTGAAAGTCTTAGAAAAGAAGGAGTAGAAGTTATACTTGTAAATAGTAACCCTGCAACTATTATGACAGATAAAGAGGTAGCAGATAAAATATATTTAGAACCGTTAACAGGTGAATTTTTAGAAAAAGTCATAGAAAAGGAAAGACCTGATAGTCTTCTTGCCGGAATGGGAGGACAAACAGGACTTAATTTAGCTGTTGAATTATATGACAGTGGAATTTTGAATAGATATAATGTTCAGGTGATAGGAACCTCAATAGAGTCGATAAAAAAGGGTGAAGATAGAGAACTTTTTAGGAATATGATGAATGAGATAAAACAGCCTGTAATACAAAGTGAAATAATAAAAGATATAGATAGCGGAAAGAAATTTGCAAAGAAGATTGGTTATCCTGTTATTGTAAGGCCAGCATATACTTTAGGTGGAACCGGTGGCGGAATAGCAGAAACGGAAGAAGAACTTGAAGAAATACTTGCACTTGGAATTAAGCTTAGTACAATCGGACAGGTGCTGGTTGAAAGGAGTGTAAAGGGATGGAAGGAAATAGAATATGAGGTAATGAGGGATAAATACGGCAATTGTATATCTGTATGTAATATGGAGAATATAGATCCTGTTGGGATACATACCGGGGATAGTATTGTAGTTGCGCCAAGCCAGACATTATCAGATAAAGAATATCAGATGCTTAGATCTGCATCGATAGATATAATAAATGCTGTAGGAATTGAAGGAGGATGTAATGTACAGTTTGCATTAAATCCAGATTCATTTGAATATGCAGTTATAGAAATTAATCCAAGAGTTAGCAGATCGTCTGCTCTTGCATCAAAAGCAACTGGATATCCGATAGCCAGGGTAGCTGCTAAAATTGCACTTGGTTACGGATTACATGAAATAAAAAATGCTGTAACTCAGAAGACTTATGCGTGTTTTGAACCGTCACTCGATTATGTAGTTGTAAAAATTCCCAAATGGCCTTTTGATAAGTTTCAGGGAGCAGATAGATCACTTGGAACGAAGATGATGGCCACAGGAGAAATTATGTCTATAGGAAGTAATTTTGAAGAGGCATTTTTAAAAGGTATAAGATCGTTAGAAATTGGTAAGTATTCTCTTCAGGATAGTAAGTTTAGAGAATTAAGCACAGCTAACCTCAAAGAAATAGTAATGTCTCCAGATGATGAAAGGATGTTTGCACTTGCGGAGATTCTTAGAAGAGACTATTTAGTAGATAAAATTTCTGAAATAACAGGTATAGACAAGTTCTTTGTTGAAAAATTCAAGTGGATAGTTGAAGAAGAAGAAAAATTAAAATTGAGTAAGATTGATAAACTGGATAAAGATTGGCTTTATAGGCTTAAGAAAAAGGGATTTTCTGATAAAGGTATAGCCGATATACTTAAAGTATCTCCCGATGATATATATAGGCTTAGAAACATATGGAACATACAGCCTGTATATAAGATGGTAGATACCTGCGGAGGTGAATTTGAAGCATTAACACCATATTATTATTCTACTTATGATGATTATGATGAGGTAAAGGTTTCAGATAAGAAGAAAATTGTGGTAATAGGCTCCGGACCAATAAGAATAGGTCAGGGAGTAGAGTTTGATTATGCTTCTGTGCATTGTATTAAGGCACTTAGAAAGCTTGGAATAGAGACTATAATAATAAATAATAATCCGGAAACCGTAAGTACTGATTTTGATATATCTGATAAATTATATTTTGAACCATTAACTGAAGAAGAGGTACTTAATGTAATCAATAAAGAAAAACCTTATGGTGTTATTCTTGAGTTTGGTGGTCAGACTGCGATTAAACTCGCAAAGTTTTTAAAAGAGAAAAATATAGCAATACTTGGAACTACAGCTGATCAAATAGATATGGCAGAGAATAGAGAAAAATTTGATGAATTACTCGAAAAGCTGCATATATCAAGGCCAAAGGGACATGGAGTGTGGTCATTAGAAGAAGGATTAAGTGAGGCACAAAAATTAGGATTTCCTGTGCTTGTAAGACCCTCATATGTTTTGGGAGGAAGAGGCATGGAAATAACATATAATGAGGAAGAATTAATGTACTATCTCAAAAATGCTTTCAAAAATGATAAAAAGAATCCTATATTGATAGATAAGTATCTTATGGGAAGGGAAATAGAGGTAGATGCTATATCAGATGGAGAAGATGTTCTTGTACCAGGTATAATGGAACATTTAGAGAGAGCAGGAGTACATTCCGGAGATAGTATAACTATGTATCCAAGTCAAAACATAAGTCCTAATATTAAAGAAAAAGTTTTTGAGTACACAAAAAGATTAGCATTAGCGATAGGGATACATGGTATGATAAATATTCAGTTTATAGAGTTTAAAGGGAAACTTTATGTAATAGAGGTAAATCCAAGGGCATCGAGAACGGTACCATATATAAGTAAAGTGAGCAAGGTACCAATAGTTGATATAGCTACAAAAGTAATGCTTGGAGAAAAATTAAAGAATCTTAAGTACGGGTTGGGAGTATACAAAACTCCAGATTTAGTATCGGTCAAGGTGCCTGTGTTTTCTACTCAAAAACTTCCTAAGGTTGAAATATCACTAGGACCTGAAATGAAGTCCACTGGTGAAGTACTTGGTGTTGGAAAGAATATATACGAGGCATTATACAAAGGGTTTATATCGGCCAATATGTTTATAAAAAAGAAAAATAGTACGGTACTTGCAACCATAAATGACCATGATAAGGAGGAATTTTTATCTATAGCTAAAAGATTGAATACTATAGGATTTAATTTTATGGCAACATCAAAAACGGCTGAGCTTTTAAGAAGGAATGGAATAGAAGTTAAGGAAGTAAGAAAACTTAAAGAATCACATCCAAATATATTAGATGTAATCAGAAGTGGAAAAGTTGATTTGGTGGTTAATACACCTACTAAAGGGAACGACTCAAAAAGGGATGGGTTTATTATAAGAAGAGCTGCTATTGAAAGAAATATAGGAGTAATAACGGCATTAGATACATTTAGTGCTATGGTTAATGTAAGAATAAAAAATATTGATGAAAAGAGATTAGAGATCTTTAATCTAGCAAATTAA
- a CDS encoding heavy-metal-associated domain-containing protein, with protein MKKKVFIEGMSCKHCVAHVEEALKELDGVKKVKVSLDDKNAVVDFKDEIEDSAIKAAVEDAGYDVVKIENI; from the coding sequence ATGAAAAAGAAAGTATTTATTGAAGGAATGAGCTGCAAACACTGTGTTGCTCATGTTGAGGAGGCTCTTAAAGAATTAGATGGAGTTAAAAAAGTAAAAGTAAGTTTGGATGATAAAAATGCAGTTGTAGATTTTAAAGATGAAATTGAAGATAGTGCTATAAAAGCTGCTGTTGAGGATGCAGGATATGATGTAGTTAAGATAGAAAACATATAG
- a CDS encoding amino acid permease, translating to MQQIEQNLGQEQVGEQNLKRNLKSRHLNMIAIGGAIGTGIFLALGDTIRQAGPGGALVAYACIGIMVYFLMTGLGEMATHMPVAGSFEVYASKFIDPALGFALGWNYWYNWAITVAAEMVAAALIMRFWFPSIPSVRWSALFLGIIVIFNFLSVKGYGESEFWFASIKVITVIIFILIGAATIFGIFNGNPIGLKNFTIKDAPFVGGVKSIFMIFLIAGFSFQGTELVGIAAGESEDPGENIPKATKAIFWRILIFYIGTIFIVGALVPYTEAGVETSPFTMVFTKVGIAGAASIMNIVILTSILSAGNSGMYASTRMLYALAESGKAPKFLAKVNKRGVPINSLIVTTIIACACFLTGLYAESTVYVWLVAASGLAGFIAWLGIAMCHYRFRKAYIAQGLDLNKLKYKAKFFPIGPIIALILCIVVILGQGITYFGTSQIDWKGIISTYIGLPLFLILWAGYKFKHKTKVIDVKDVDLSELDLK from the coding sequence ATGCAGCAGATAGAACAAAATTTAGGACAAGAACAAGTAGGAGAACAAAATTTAAAGAGAAATTTAAAATCTAGACATCTTAATATGATTGCAATAGGAGGAGCAATTGGCACAGGAATATTTTTAGCACTAGGTGATACTATAAGACAAGCAGGGCCAGGTGGTGCATTAGTTGCATATGCATGTATAGGTATTATGGTATACTTTTTAATGACAGGACTTGGAGAGATGGCAACTCATATGCCAGTTGCCGGTTCATTTGAAGTGTATGCATCAAAGTTTATAGACCCGGCACTTGGCTTTGCACTTGGATGGAACTATTGGTACAATTGGGCTATTACTGTTGCGGCTGAAATGGTTGCAGCTGCACTTATTATGAGATTTTGGTTTCCAAGTATTCCTTCTGTAAGATGGAGTGCATTATTTTTAGGAATAATTGTTATATTTAATTTTTTATCAGTAAAAGGATATGGAGAATCGGAGTTTTGGTTTGCAAGTATTAAAGTTATTACGGTAATAATATTTATTTTGATAGGTGCAGCAACTATCTTTGGGATATTTAACGGAAATCCAATCGGATTAAAAAATTTTACAATTAAGGATGCACCTTTTGTTGGAGGAGTAAAATCTATATTTATGATATTCTTAATAGCAGGATTTTCTTTTCAGGGAACAGAACTTGTAGGAATTGCAGCTGGAGAAAGTGAGGATCCAGGTGAAAATATACCTAAAGCAACTAAGGCAATATTTTGGAGAATATTAATATTTTATATAGGAACGATTTTTATAGTTGGAGCACTTGTACCTTATACAGAAGCTGGAGTTGAAACAAGTCCATTTACTATGGTATTTACTAAGGTTGGTATTGCTGGTGCTGCATCGATCATGAATATAGTAATATTAACTTCGATATTATCTGCGGGTAATTCAGGAATGTATGCATCAACTAGAATGTTATATGCATTAGCTGAGTCAGGAAAGGCTCCTAAATTTCTTGCAAAAGTAAATAAGAGGGGTGTTCCTATAAATTCATTAATAGTTACAACTATAATTGCATGTGCGTGTTTTTTAACAGGATTATATGCAGAAAGTACAGTTTATGTCTGGCTTGTTGCAGCATCAGGATTGGCAGGTTTTATAGCATGGCTTGGCATAGCAATGTGTCATTATCGTTTTCGTAAAGCTTATATAGCTCAAGGTCTTGATTTAAATAAACTTAAATATAAAGCAAAATTTTTTCCTATAGGTCCAATTATAGCATTAATATTATGTATAGTAGTTATATTAGGACAAGGAATTACTTATTTTGGAACATCTCAAATCGATTGGAAAGGTATTATTTCAACATATATTGGTCTGCCATTGTTTTTAATATTATGGGCAGGATACAAATTTAAACATAAAACAAAGGTTATTGATGTAAAAGATGTTGACCTGAGTGAACTTGATTTGAAATAA
- a CDS encoding heavy metal translocating P-type ATPase yields the protein MSSKTLKIEGMECAACARAVERAVKKLDGIEVANVNLATEKLKITFDESKINVKDVQKAVDKAGYKAVSGTINRTLKIEGMECAACARAVERAVKKLEGVTEANVNLATEKLNISFDKEKLNVSKIKKVVDKAGYKAIDEETSIDSDSEKKLKDMKKLWNRFIISAVFAVPLLIIAMGPMIAEKLGYMLPVAIDPMHHYKAFAIIQLVLVLPILIEGRHYFIVGFKSLFRGSPNMDSLISIGASAAFLYSLFAVYKIMSGSHAYDMYFESAGVILTLITLGKYLESVAKGKTSEAIKKLMNLVPKKALVERDGKEINILVDEVEVNDIIIVKPGEKIPVDGKIIEGSTSIDESMITGESIPVEKQVSDNVIGASINKNGMIKFKATKIGGDTVLSQIVKLVEEAQGSKAPIAKLADIVSGYFVPVVMSLALIGAILWYINGQDLVFCLTIFISVLVIACPCALGLATPTAIMVGTGKGAEYGVLIKSGTALEATHKVKTIVFDKTGTITEGKPKVTDIVTVTGVDKDYILKLAASAEAGSEHPLGEAIVENANFLRIELEKIESFKAITGYGIEVFIDSKKILLGNKKLMDKNGINLEKLNIVSEKLSGEGKTPMYVSENGKILGVIAVADTVKQNSKRCVEKLHSMGIEVVMITGDNERTAGAIGKQVGIDRIIAEVLPGDKAEEVKMLQSEDRKVAMVGDGINDAPALAQADIGIAIGSGTDIAIESADIVLMRGDLMDVVTAIELSRKTIKNIKENLAWAFGYNTLGIPVAMGVLYIFGGPLLNPMISALAMSLSSVSVLTNALRLKGFKPLI from the coding sequence GTGTCAAGTAAAACTTTGAAAATAGAGGGAATGGAATGTGCGGCCTGTGCGAGAGCAGTTGAGAGAGCTGTTAAAAAGCTTGATGGAATAGAAGTTGCAAATGTGAATCTGGCAACAGAGAAACTCAAAATAACTTTTGATGAATCAAAGATAAATGTGAAGGACGTACAGAAGGCTGTAGATAAAGCAGGATATAAAGCTGTTTCTGGAACAATAAATAGGACATTAAAAATAGAAGGAATGGAATGTGCAGCATGTGCAAGAGCGGTTGAAAGAGCTGTTAAGAAACTTGAGGGAGTAACAGAGGCAAATGTTAATCTTGCAACTGAGAAATTAAATATAAGCTTTGATAAAGAAAAGTTAAATGTTTCAAAAATTAAAAAAGTTGTGGATAAGGCGGGTTATAAAGCTATAGATGAAGAAACGTCGATAGATAGTGATAGTGAAAAGAAACTTAAGGATATGAAGAAATTGTGGAATAGATTTATAATATCGGCTGTATTTGCAGTTCCACTTCTAATAATAGCTATGGGACCTATGATAGCTGAAAAATTAGGATATATGCTTCCAGTTGCAATAGATCCAATGCATCATTATAAGGCATTTGCAATTATTCAATTAGTACTTGTACTTCCAATTTTAATAGAGGGAAGACATTATTTTATTGTTGGATTTAAATCATTATTTAGAGGAAGTCCCAATATGGATTCACTTATATCGATAGGTGCATCAGCAGCTTTTTTATATAGTTTGTTTGCAGTATATAAGATTATGTCAGGCAGTCATGCCTATGATATGTATTTTGAATCTGCAGGAGTTATATTGACGCTTATTACTCTTGGAAAATATCTTGAATCTGTTGCAAAAGGGAAAACCTCAGAAGCTATAAAGAAACTCATGAATTTAGTTCCTAAAAAGGCGCTTGTTGAAAGAGATGGAAAAGAAATAAATATCCTGGTTGATGAGGTTGAGGTCAACGACATAATCATAGTAAAACCAGGTGAAAAGATACCTGTAGATGGCAAAATAATAGAAGGATCAACATCTATAGATGAATCAATGATAACAGGTGAGAGTATACCAGTTGAAAAGCAGGTATCAGATAATGTAATTGGTGCAAGTATAAATAAAAATGGGATGATTAAATTTAAAGCTACCAAAATTGGAGGAGATACTGTTTTATCTCAAATTGTAAAGCTGGTAGAAGAAGCTCAGGGATCGAAGGCACCTATAGCTAAACTTGCAGATATTGTGTCTGGATACTTTGTTCCAGTTGTCATGTCACTGGCACTTATTGGTGCAATTTTATGGTATATAAACGGACAAGATCTGGTATTTTGTCTTACAATATTTATTTCAGTACTTGTTATAGCATGTCCATGTGCACTAGGACTTGCAACGCCGACAGCTATAATGGTTGGAACAGGAAAAGGAGCAGAATATGGAGTTCTTATAAAGAGCGGTACTGCACTTGAAGCTACCCATAAAGTAAAAACAATTGTATTTGATAAAACAGGAACAATTACTGAGGGAAAACCTAAAGTTACAGATATTGTAACAGTAACTGGTGTTGATAAAGACTATATTTTAAAGTTGGCCGCATCAGCTGAAGCTGGTTCAGAACATCCGTTAGGAGAAGCTATTGTTGAGAATGCAAATTTTCTTCGAATAGAATTAGAAAAGATAGAGTCTTTTAAAGCTATTACAGGGTATGGTATAGAAGTTTTTATCGATAGTAAAAAAATACTTCTTGGCAATAAAAAATTGATGGATAAGAATGGTATTAATTTAGAGAAGCTCAATATAGTTTCAGAAAAATTATCTGGAGAAGGAAAAACACCTATGTATGTATCTGAAAATGGAAAAATTCTTGGAGTAATAGCTGTAGCTGATACAGTTAAACAAAATAGTAAGAGATGTGTAGAAAAATTACATTCGATGGGAATTGAAGTAGTAATGATAACTGGTGATAATGAAAGAACAGCTGGTGCAATAGGGAAACAGGTTGGAATTGACAGGATAATTGCAGAGGTATTGCCGGGAGATAAAGCAGAGGAAGTAAAGATGCTTCAAAGTGAAGACAGGAAAGTGGCTATGGTTGGTGATGGAATAAATGATGCTCCAGCACTGGCTCAGGCAGATATAGGAATTGCAATAGGCTCTGGAACAGACATTGCTATTGAATCAGCAGATATAGTTCTTATGCGTGGTGATTTAATGGATGTAGTTACAGCTATAGAATTGAGCAGAAAAACAATAAAGAATATAAAGGAAAATCTTGCGTGGGCGTTTGGATATAATACTCTTGGCATACCAGTTGCGATGGGAGTGCTTTATATATTTGGTGGTCCACTCTTAAATCCAATGATTTCAGCTTTAGCAATGAGTTTAAGTTCGGTATCAGTTTTGACAAATGCTTTAAGATTGAAAGGTTTCAAACCTTTAATTTAA
- a CDS encoding GNAT family N-acetyltransferase — MEKKIFVVRKADIKDSKAIYEITKQVFKIYFKNAQIPRTIDALKETYKDIENDIKTKEVFVALDGNTIIGSVRIKVNPDKTAYLSRFGVKSNYQNSGIGKILMSAVDDDMISLGVTNIYLHTSSRMFSLIRFYYGRGFFIDSTSKDRGYIRALLCKEYKSKSLDNSCTNTVNNSI, encoded by the coding sequence ATGGAGAAAAAAATCTTTGTAGTTAGGAAAGCTGATATAAAAGACAGTAAAGCAATTTATGAAATAACAAAACAAGTTTTTAAAATATATTTTAAAAATGCACAGATTCCACGAACAATAGATGCACTTAAAGAAACTTACAAAGATATAGAAAACGACATAAAAACAAAGGAAGTTTTTGTAGCACTTGACGGTAATACTATAATAGGAAGTGTGCGAATAAAAGTCAATCCAGATAAAACTGCCTATTTAAGTCGTTTTGGAGTGAAATCCAATTATCAAAACAGTGGAATTGGTAAAATTTTAATGAGTGCAGTTGATGATGATATGATATCCCTAGGTGTTACAAACATTTATCTTCACACTTCATCAAGAATGTTTTCACTCATAAGATTTTATTATGGAAGAGGTTTTTTCATTGATTCAACTAGTAAAGATAGAGGATATATAAGGGCACTTTTATGCAAAGAATACAAATCTAAAAGTCTTGACAATTCATGTACAAATACCGTAAATAACAGTATATAA